One Enterobacter cloacae subsp. cloacae ATCC 13047 genomic window carries:
- a CDS encoding IS6-like element IS26 family transposase — protein MNPFKGRHFQRDIILWAVRWYCKYGISYRELQEMLAERGVNVDHSTIYRWVQRYAPEMEKRLRWYWRNPSDLCPWHMDETYVKVNGRWAYLYRAVDSRGRTVDFYLSSRRNSKAAYRFLGKILNNVKKWQIPRFINTDKAPAYGRALALLKREGRCPSDVEHRQIKYRNNVIECDHGKLKRIIGATLGFKSMKTAYATIKGIEVMRALRKGQASAFYYGDPLGEMRLVSRVFEM, from the coding sequence ATGAACCCATTCAAAGGCCGGCATTTTCAGCGTGACATCATTCTGTGGGCCGTACGCTGGTACTGCAAATACGGCATCAGTTACCGTGAGCTGCAGGAGATGCTGGCTGAACGCGGAGTGAATGTCGATCACTCCACGATTTACCGCTGGGTTCAGCGTTATGCGCCTGAAATGGAAAAACGGCTGCGCTGGTACTGGCGTAACCCTTCCGATCTTTGCCCGTGGCACATGGATGAAACCTACGTGAAGGTCAATGGCCGCTGGGCGTATCTGTACCGGGCCGTCGACAGCCGGGGCCGCACTGTCGATTTTTATCTCTCCTCCCGTCGTAACAGCAAAGCTGCATACCGGTTTCTGGGTAAAATCCTCAACAACGTGAAGAAGTGGCAGATCCCGCGATTCATCAACACGGATAAAGCGCCCGCCTATGGTCGCGCGCTTGCTCTGCTCAAACGCGAAGGCCGGTGCCCGTCTGACGTTGAACACCGACAGATTAAGTACCGGAACAACGTGATTGAATGCGATCATGGCAAACTGAAACGGATAATCGGCGCCACGCTGGGATTTAAATCCATGAAGACGGCTTACGCCACCATCAAAGGTATTGAGGTGATGCGTGCACTACGCAAAGGCCAGGCCTCAGCATTTTATTATGGTGATCCCCTGGGCGAAATGCGCCTGGTAAGCAGAGTTTTTGAAATGTAA
- a CDS encoding IS3 family transposase (programmed frameshift), translated as MTGILLGQEVRKRKTPQEKIAIIQQTMEPGMNVSHVARLHGIQPSLLFKWKKQYQEGSLTAVAAGEEVVPASELTAALKQVRELQRLLGKKTMEVEILKEAVEYGQSPKMDSARALVAKGRGIAMVSRTMGVSRAQLSLRINRSADWQDRRCNRRNEEADAEILSAILNIISDMPSYGYRRVWGILRKQRRTEGQPPVNAKRLYRIMSEHNLLLLHHKPERPKREHKGKIAVAESDMRWCSDGFEFGCDNGEKLRVTFALDCCDREAIDWAASTGGYDSSTVQDVMLRSVEKRFGDRLPDTAVQWLTDNGSAYTAHETRRFAKELNLEPCTTAVSSPQSNGMAERFVKTMKEDYIAFMPKPDVRTALRNLAAAFTHYNENHPHSALGYHSPREYRRQRASLT; from the exons ATGACCGGGATCCTGTTAGGGCAAGAAGTCCGTAAACGTAAAACTCCTCAGGAGAAGATCGCCATTATCCAGCAGACGATGGAGCCGGGTATGAATGTCTCCCATGTCGCCCGCCTGCATGGTATCCAGCCCAGCCTGCTGTTTAAGTGGAAGAAGCAATATCAGGAAGGCAGCCTCACCGCCGTTGCGGCTGGAGAGGAAGTCGTTCCTGCTTCTGAGCTTACTGCTGCTCTGAAGCAGGTCCGGGAGCTTCAGCGCCTTCTGGGCAAGAAGACGATGGAAGTTGAGATCCTGAAAGAAGCCGTGGAGTACGGTCAGTCGC CGAAAATGGATAGCGCACGCGCCCTTGTTGCCAAAGGACGGGGAATAGCCATGGTCAGCCGGACCATGGGCGTGTCGCGTGCGCAACTGTCACTGCGGATTAACCGTTCTGCCGACTGGCAGGACAGGCGCTGTAACCGGCGTAATGAAGAAGCAGACGCAGAAATACTGTCGGCTATCCTCAACATTATCAGCGATATGCCGAGTTATGGTTATCGACGCGTGTGGGGCATCCTGCGCAAGCAACGTCGCACAGAGGGACAGCCACCTGTGAATGCCAAACGGCTTTACAGGATAATGAGCGAGCATAACCTGTTGTTGTTGCATCACAAACCAGAGCGACCGAAGCGTGAACATAAGGGCAAGATAGCGGTGGCAGAAAGCGATATGCGCTGGTGTTCAGATGGCTTCGAGTTCGGCTGCGACAACGGCGAAAAACTGCGGGTAACGTTCGCGCTGGACTGCTGCGACCGTGAGGCCATAGACTGGGCAGCAAGCACGGGAGGCTATGACAGTTCGACCGTGCAGGATGTGATGCTGAGGTCGGTGGAAAAGCGCTTCGGCGACAGGCTGCCCGACACAGCGGTGCAGTGGCTGACGGACAACGGTTCAGCATATACCGCGCATGAAACGCGGAGGTTCGCCAAAGAGCTGAATCTGGAGCCATGTACAACAGCGGTGAGCAGCCCGCAGAGCAATGGCATGGCCGAACGGTTCGTGAAGACGATGAAGGAAGACTATATCGCGTTCATGCCGAAACCGGATGTGAGAACAGCCCTGCGAAACCTTGCAGCGGCGTTCACGCATTACAATGAAAATCACCCGCATAGTGCGCTGGGATATCACTCTCCGAGAGAATACCGGCGGCAGCGGGCATCGTTAACTTAA
- a CDS encoding VasL domain-containing protein — protein MNSEPAVEVEVIRKSSTRITPLVAYFGGILTAAVLGILAFIFTPIVFSHPGEDALNNSLAALPSSMPLPAVDKLRQDAPTWLESSDTYAKKLTSRLNELSILPPYWPLQYGNQLVEQTRHLYPNTKFAEEVSADWRSKLQANSLPNATISGWYRGVSELQTLQDRLNQLDEKKGKYLTVSELKTAVFSISKSLNESVPVEELIRQLQNSPQDQPLSRDLLNRADLQLRQLNNSYIMATSNNQK, from the coding sequence GTGAATTCTGAACCAGCAGTTGAAGTTGAAGTAATCAGAAAATCATCCACCAGGATCACTCCATTAGTGGCTTACTTCGGCGGTATTTTAACAGCTGCCGTACTGGGCATACTCGCCTTTATTTTTACTCCAATAGTATTCAGCCACCCCGGAGAAGATGCGTTGAACAACTCTCTCGCAGCTTTACCGTCCAGCATGCCTCTTCCGGCTGTAGATAAGCTACGCCAGGACGCCCCGACGTGGCTTGAATCCAGTGATACCTATGCAAAAAAATTAACTTCCCGTCTGAACGAACTGAGCATTCTTCCACCGTATTGGCCATTGCAATACGGTAATCAGTTGGTAGAACAAACGCGCCATCTTTACCCTAACACCAAATTTGCAGAGGAGGTGTCGGCTGACTGGCGGTCAAAGCTGCAAGCCAATAGTTTGCCCAATGCCACCATTTCAGGTTGGTATAGGGGAGTATCTGAGCTTCAGACGCTTCAGGACAGACTTAATCAACTCGACGAGAAGAAGGGCAAATACCTGACCGTTAGTGAGCTTAAAACTGCTGTGTTCTCTATATCAAAGTCCTTAAACGAAAGCGTGCCAGTTGAAGAATTAATCCGGCAACTGCAAAATTCCCCGCAGGATCAACCGCTGTCCCGAGACCTGCTCAACCGGGCAGATCTACAGCTCAGGCAACTGAATAACTCCTACATCATGGCCACGTCAAACAACCAAAAATAG
- a CDS encoding IS3 family transposase (programmed frameshift), whose translation MSGKRYPEEFKTEAVKQVVDRGYSVSSVATRLDITTHSLYAWIKKYGPDSSTNKEQSDAQAEIRRLQKELKRVTDERDIFKKSRGVLRKAVRLRYAFIRDNSCCWPVRLLCRVLDVHPSGFYAWLQQPHSQRHQADLRLTGQIKQFWLESGCVYGYRKIHLDLRDSGQQCGVNRVWRLMKRVGIKAQVGYRSPRARKGEASIVSPNRLQRQFNPDAPDERWVTDITYIRTHEGWLYLAVVVDLFSRKIIGWSMQSRMTKDIVLNALLMAVWRRNPEKQVLVHSDQGSQYTSHEWQSFLKSHGLEGSMSRRGNCHDNAVAESFFQLLKRERIKKKIYGTREEARSDIFDYIEMFYNSKRRHGSSEQMSPTEYENQYYQRLGSV comes from the exons ATGAGCGGTAAGCGTTATCCCGAAGAGTTTAAAACTGAAGCAGTCAAACAGGTTGTTGATCGCGGTTATTCTGTTTCCAGCGTTGCAACACGTCTCGATATCACCACCCACAGCCTTTATGCCTGGATAAAGAAGTACGGTCCGGATTCTTCCACTAATAAAGAACAGTCAGATGCTCAGGCCGAGATCCGCCGTCTCCAGAAAGAGCTGAAACGGGTTACCGACGAACGGGACATAT TTAAAAAAAGCCGCGGCGTACTTCGCAAAGCTGTCCGACTGAGGTACGCCTTTATCCGTGACAACTCCTGTTGCTGGCCTGTTCGCCTGCTCTGTCGGGTGCTGGATGTTCATCCCAGTGGTTTTTACGCCTGGCTTCAGCAGCCGCATTCACAACGCCATCAGGCAGACCTGAGACTGACAGGACAGATTAAACAGTTCTGGCTGGAATCGGGATGCGTCTATGGTTATCGCAAAATCCATCTGGATCTGCGTGACAGCGGGCAACAGTGCGGAGTAAACAGAGTCTGGAGACTGATGAAACGTGTCGGAATAAAGGCTCAGGTCGGATACCGAAGCCCGCGGGCACGTAAAGGCGAGGCCAGTATCGTGTCACCCAACAGGCTCCAGCGACAGTTCAATCCGGATGCTCCTGATGAGCGTTGGGTAACGGACATAACCTACATCAGGACCCACGAAGGCTGGCTGTATCTTGCCGTTGTTGTTGATCTGTTCTCACGCAAAATTATCGGCTGGTCCATGCAATCCCGGATGACAAAGGACATTGTCCTGAACGCACTGCTGATGGCTGTATGGCGGCGTAATCCCGAAAAACAGGTGCTGGTTCATTCGGATCAGGGCAGTCAGTACACAAGCCATGAGTGGCAGTCGTTCCTGAAATCACACGGCCTGGAGGGTAGCATGAGCCGTCGCGGTAACTGCCATGATAATGCGGTTGCAGAAAGTTTTTTCCAGTTGTTGAAACGTGAACGGATAAAGAAAAAGATCTACGGAACGCGGGAAGAAGCCCGCAGTGATATTTTTGATTACATCGAAATGTTTTATAACAGTAAGCGTCGGCATGGTTCTAGCGAACAGATGTCACCGACAGAATATGAAAACCAGTATTATCAACGGCTCGGAAGTGTCTAG
- a CDS encoding DUF2913 family protein, which translates to MQWLSTAQKRKVFPKSLAPDIIWLQEQGKLKGPSARLYSKVEYIWLASSGELANQSTLFRFTCMIDTLRSMGWQDHLLSDTEWQDGWKCGTDVSAVYTQKSQLHSSFTESGNLILPLEVRVTGVPDGIFPLLEQCGLKTEKLPVSMGYTVLILQPEIDLSSVKQDIVEY; encoded by the coding sequence ATGCAGTGGCTTTCAACCGCTCAGAAACGCAAGGTTTTTCCTAAATCTCTGGCGCCTGACATAATCTGGTTACAGGAACAAGGGAAACTGAAAGGGCCATCAGCACGGCTTTACAGCAAGGTGGAGTATATCTGGCTGGCAAGCTCTGGTGAGTTAGCCAATCAGAGCACGCTGTTTAGATTCACCTGCATGATTGACACGCTACGTTCAATGGGCTGGCAGGATCACCTATTATCCGATACCGAGTGGCAGGATGGTTGGAAATGCGGTACAGATGTATCGGCTGTGTATACACAGAAATCTCAACTCCATAGCTCATTTACAGAATCAGGAAATCTTATATTGCCACTTGAGGTGCGTGTAACTGGCGTTCCAGACGGGATATTTCCATTATTGGAGCAGTGCGGGCTCAAAACTGAGAAATTGCCTGTGAGTATGGGTTATACTGTCCTGATTTTACAGCCAGAGATTGATTTAAGTTCCGTGAAGCAAGATATCGTTGAATATTAA
- a CDS encoding abortive infection family protein, whose translation MNNKIPNNVIGAVSSVLGEHYFSHSTLNSLFMESGAPGEVPPGNCETKCSNWLKACNEDDSVDAISVLGIIIQKYMDLPPNSFSRAGAGSTVESGQKRIIDALSKNQLVYRLNGFITKSGSTPISKTLEDYLKSGDYSSIENEFLRAVENIQTDPHASVTAACAIIESALKCYIEKFNLPMPQKLNVAPLWAVVQPDLDLNSDPTLAGDQHKILKGISSLIDGIGAFRSHIGSAHGRGQNPPQIVVAEARLAVNASHTLVVFIMDVIHASKF comes from the coding sequence ATGAATAATAAAATACCTAACAATGTAATTGGCGCGGTGTCTTCAGTACTGGGTGAGCATTATTTTAGCCATTCAACTTTAAATTCACTGTTTATGGAATCGGGCGCACCTGGTGAGGTGCCTCCAGGAAACTGTGAAACAAAATGCAGCAATTGGCTTAAAGCTTGCAATGAAGATGACTCAGTAGATGCAATTTCAGTACTGGGGATAATTATCCAAAAATATATGGATTTACCTCCAAATTCATTCTCTAGGGCAGGAGCTGGGTCTACAGTCGAAAGTGGACAAAAAAGAATAATTGATGCTTTATCCAAGAACCAATTAGTCTACAGACTCAATGGATTTATAACTAAGTCTGGGTCTACTCCGATTTCTAAGACGTTAGAGGATTATCTAAAGTCTGGTGACTATTCATCCATTGAAAATGAGTTTCTTCGTGCAGTGGAGAATATTCAAACCGATCCACATGCATCAGTCACTGCCGCATGCGCTATAATTGAATCTGCATTAAAATGCTACATAGAAAAATTCAATTTACCTATGCCACAAAAATTGAATGTAGCACCACTTTGGGCTGTCGTACAGCCAGACTTGGACCTTAATTCCGATCCCACTTTAGCGGGTGACCAGCACAAAATTTTAAAAGGAATTTCATCACTAATCGACGGTATTGGCGCATTCCGGTCACATATAGGGAGTGCTCATGGGCGTGGTCAAAACCCTCCGCAGATAGTAGTTGCCGAAGCTAGACTCGCAGTTAATGCATCTCATACTTTAGTTGTATTTATAATGGATGTTATCCATGCGAGTAAATTTTAA